AAACGGTTTGCTTTGAACGCACAAAAAAGCCTCGCCAGCACGTGCTGACGAGGCTTTCGAATTGATAAACCTAGCTTTTCTAGCGAGCGGCTGACGTTTGTTCGCGCTGCTCGCGGCGGGGGCGCGTAATGCGAGAGAACAAACTAATTTCCTGATCAAACACAAAGCGGAGAAATAGCCGCGTGTACGACGTATGATGCAGCAGCGGCTCGTAGAATTCGGGAGCCAACGCCTTCAACTCCGGCAACTTCGTCCACGGCACAGAAGGCAAGTCATGGTGCTCGTTATGAAAGCCTACGTTGAGATTAATACCGTTCAGGCGACCATAGTAGCTGTAGGTTTCCTGTTCGGGGTCTAGGGTTAGGTAGTGCTCCTGAATCCAGCGGGCGCCCAGCGGGTGAAAGCCTACCGAAAACCAGAAGCTCATAAACAAGTACAGCAGCGCCATCCAGCCAAAGAAGTAAACGATTACGGCATCGAAAGCTAGCTGCGCCACAATATTGGCGACTACGAAGCGGTCGACGGCGGCTACCTCGCGGCAACGCAGCGTGCGTATCACCTGAAACAGCGGAAAGAAGAACAGCCAAATAGCCTTGCCAATCGAATAGTTACGAATCAGTTTGGCTTCGTACCAATCGGGTAAGTCGGCATCCAGTTCGTGCACGCCTTGGTGCACGTGGTGTTGCAAGTGGAAGTTTTTAAAGGAAATAGCCGTCGGCACTACCGTTGGGAAGTTTGCAAAGATGCCCGCGGCCGTGTTCTGCCAAGTTTTCTTGAAGATCAGGTTGTGCGCTGCTTCGTGAATGGTCACAAAAAGCGTGTGCGAGAAGAAAGCCCCGACCAAGTACGCCACCAGCAAGTTCCAATACCAAGCTAGGCCGGAGACCATATAAGCCAGGAGCACCTGCGCGCCAACGCACGCCACAATAATGGCAAACGTTATAGGCTCCTTGGTAATCAGGCGACGGGCTTCGGGGTGTGTCTTGAGGAGCTGCCGCCCACGTCCCCGGTGCGGCTCATGCGTGTTGACAAGCGTGAAGGTAGCAGACTGAGAAGGCATGGTGCCAAATAGATAAGATGAGGGGATGATAGCAAATTGAGCCGACAAGAATAAGGCAATTCTGTCAGAAAATGCGTCCTATTTTTTGTCGTTGGGCAAATAACGCGTTCGACATGATTTCTTCATGAGGCGCCCATTAGCTTGCCAACCATTCGTGTGCCGAGCGTCTGATTTGGTGCTGGTTCCTCGTAGAAGCCTAAGTTGGCAAATTTAGTTTGTGCGACGGCAAAAATAGTCGATTGCTCGACCTACCGCTGCCCCAGCTTTCGCGCGACCTAGCTCGATCACGGCCCGGTACTGCTCGCCTCTCCCCTGCTTGTCAACTGCTTAACTTATTCTCTAATGCGTTTTTTTGCGCGCACCAAGTATGTTGCCGTCGTGCTACTAGGCATAGGTAGCGCCGTTGTGGCGCATGCCCAAACAACGCCAGCTTCTCCGGCTCCGGCACCACCCGTTCCCACACCTGCCGCCGCACCTGCTTCCCCCCCCGACCAAAAACTGGCCCCGGATACGACTGTGGTGCAGCCGTGGAGTTTTCACTTTCAGCAAACCGTCATTCAGCAGTGGCATAACAAGTTTGAGGCTCCACGCACGGGCGCTTACAGCTTGCAGCCGGTAGAAAAAGCGAAGCTTTCCCTCACTACTACCCTCTTAGTGGGCCGACGCCTGTGGCACGGTGCTTCGCTATACTTCAACCCAGAAGTGGCGGGTGGCAGTGGCCTGAGCGGCGCCCGTGGCATAGCCGGCTTCGTGAATGGCGAAACGTTTCGCATCGGCAATCCGGCGCCACAGCTCTACCTAGCTCGTTTGTTTTTGCGGCAGGTGTGGGACCTAGGGTCGGAAAAAACAACGGCCACAGATGCGCCCAACCAACTCGGTGGCCCCGCCCCTACTCGCTACTTTGCGCTCAATGCTGGCAAGTTTAGCCTGTCTGATTACTTCGATCTGAACAGCTACAGTCACGACCCGCGCACGCAGTTTCTCAACTGGAGCTTGATGAGCACGGGCGCTTGGGATTACCCGGCCAACACCCGCGGCTACACCGTGGGCATAGTAG
This Hymenobacter sp. GOD-10R DNA region includes the following protein-coding sequences:
- a CDS encoding carbohydrate porin; translated protein: MRFFARTKYVAVVLLGIGSAVVAHAQTTPASPAPAPPVPTPAAAPASPPDQKLAPDTTVVQPWSFHFQQTVIQQWHNKFEAPRTGAYSLQPVEKAKLSLTTTLLVGRRLWHGASLYFNPEVAGGSGLSGARGIAGFVNGETFRIGNPAPQLYLARLFLRQVWDLGSEKTTATDAPNQLGGPAPTRYFALNAGKFSLSDYFDLNSYSHDPRTQFLNWSLMSTGAWDYPANTRGYTVGIVGEYVTPAFALRAASTLVPKEANGPTLEKNYGRSHSETLELTRTTYLHGRAGAVRLLGFVTHADMGDYRLAAKRPDLDLVATRAIGRTKYGVSANVEQALTDQLGVFARASVNDGKHETWAFTEIDQSVSIGASSAGSRWQRPTDRLGLAFVGNGISQPHRDFLAAGGHGFIVGDGYLKYAPELIGELYYSFNIPKYFITISPDYQFVVNPGYNCDRGPVHVVAVRAHIAF
- a CDS encoding fatty acid desaturase encodes the protein MPSQSATFTLVNTHEPHRGRGRQLLKTHPEARRLITKEPITFAIIVACVGAQVLLAYMVSGLAWYWNLLVAYLVGAFFSHTLFVTIHEAAHNLIFKKTWQNTAAGIFANFPTVVPTAISFKNFHLQHHVHQGVHELDADLPDWYEAKLIRNYSIGKAIWLFFFPLFQVIRTLRCREVAAVDRFVVANIVAQLAFDAVIVYFFGWMALLYLFMSFWFSVGFHPLGARWIQEHYLTLDPEQETYSYYGRLNGINLNVGFHNEHHDLPSVPWTKLPELKALAPEFYEPLLHHTSYTRLFLRFVFDQEISLFSRITRPRREQREQTSAAR